The Henckelia pumila isolate YLH828 chromosome 2, ASM3356847v2, whole genome shotgun sequence genome includes a window with the following:
- the LOC140881474 gene encoding protein translation factor SUI1 homolog: MSDLDIQIPTTFDAFADANAENSGAGSKDYVHIRIQQRNGRKSLTTVQGLKKEFSYNKILKDLKKEFCCNGTVVQDPELGQVIQLQGDQRKNVSSFLVQAGIVKKEHIKIHGF; this comes from the exons ATGTCTGATCTTGACATCCAGATACCTACAACCTTCG ATGCTTTTGCTGATGCAAATGCTGAGAATTCTGGTGCCGGATCAAAGGACTACGTTCATATTCGTATACAACAACGTAATGGTCGTAAAAGCCTGACAACTGTTCAAGGATTGAAGAAAGAGTTCAGCTATAACAAAATCCTCAAGGATCTTAAGAAGGAGTTTTGCTGCAATGGAACTGTTGTTCAGGACCCTGAGCTAGGCCAG GTTATTCAGCTTCAAGGTGATCAACGCAAAAAcgtttcttcctttcttgttcAG GCTGGAATTGTGAAGAAGGAGCATATCAAGATTCAtggtttctga